The window GTGGATTCGAGGCAGGTTGTCTATCTCTTTTGTTACATCACTAAAAATATTGGTAGCCTCAATACTTAAACTTGTAATCTTAACTAATCAGCATCCCACATTAACCAAACGATTTAcattataaaattgatataaaataattaaaataatatattaatctaaTTCACATAAGTAGTTAAACTCACCTCACCTCAACTCTTTGAATTGTATTTATAatacatataattatttaataataaaaatagttagcTCGGTAGTGTAGTATCAAATAATCAACCAATAGGGTTTTGGTCAAGTGATCGTGAGATATGTAAACTTAGAAGAAGTCATGGACTTAAAAAATGCTCAATTACAGAAATAGTCAGGGTTACCTCTCATCTTTATAGTGATGGTTTATTACTAATTATTAACGCTAATCTCCTGATTACTCCGCCGAATAATCTGAATTCCGTGAAGaaactcaagaaaaaatatattttcaaaattataaaaattagagcctcatttagtttctattaaaataataaaagaaaagaagaagaaaaatagataaaaccCTTATTTTCTAAAgtagataatataaaatatagctTGTATATTAGGTAGTTATAGAAAACTTTATTTCACATTTAAAATGTAAGAGGTTTTGTTGAATCTTATAATGTGAGAGACATCAAATTGATAGATTTAGATGTTGGAAGGAAGATTTGGAGGgaaagataaaatcaagatatatatatatatatatatatatatatatatatatatatatatatatatatatatatatataaaatgacacTTAACATTTAAACATTTGACATCAtgtaacataaataatttttagaattaattaatttaagttaatgaattaaaattttagaattaattaattatgcatcACACCTCTTGTCAGGTTAGTTGTtcaattaatttgaatgaaaagtTGCTTTTCAAActctataaataaattaaaagatgtgTGATTCTAAACTCTAAAGATACATTGATctgaaagaaaattattttctttataaatatcagtttaatattgacataaattaataaattagaaaacaatgTTCTTTTCTCTCTAACTTTTCTCTATGAACTATCTGTTTATATTtatcagaaacaaaattgaacTTCTTAATAAACTTATAAAAGATGTTGTCTATCAGTTTTAAGACTTTAATGTATTCTAAAGATATATTACTTTAATCCTGGAGCAAATATAATAAAGAcaattaatgtattaaaaatagtGATCTTTACGCTTCAAAGTCTGTTTGTTATACCCATTGATTCTATAGTAgattactcaaataaaaaaaaagaatgtgaaatagtttttcaatttactaGAAAATTAGATAACTTATGTTTTccagaaaacatattttatttttaattattgaacacatttttcttctttttttagaaaatcttTGAAGGAAAACGGAAAATTATCCAAAATGCTCGTCAAAGTAACACTTTTCCTTTaagttttacattaaaaaaaatataaaaagacatcATAAAGTAAGAAAACTTGTGAAGAAAATATGATGAATTTGAACTTATTTCTCAAAACCAATTGTGATGGtggttatagttttttttttcctataaaacaacataaaataaaaacaattcttttatttaaaaaaaaaactaaaagcgaAAAACGACAACAACAACTAATACTAAACAAGGCATTAAATTCATATAGCTCCGTTTAGGGGCAGAGCCAGGGAAGGTTGGTAGGGCCTGGCccctgaaaaaaagaaattctggcTTTCCTtagacaatttaaaattttagggccaaaactagtaaaaattaaaagttttggtCCTCCTAGAAAAACGTTTTTTAATCTTGTCCCtctaaaagtattttctagCTCCACCCCTGACAGAATTATTAACGTCCATTTATAAGAGGATATAGTCGGCAATTGTATGATCTTCTGCATCCAAGATTCCAAGTTGTCGAAGaaagaatttggttttattttaattaattaatgtaaaaattagTTAACTATGATACAAGAACTCCTTGGCTAATCAGATATCAAGAAACAAGAAAGGGTCATGGTCAGGGAGATGTAGCAACTAGCTAGGAATCCGTCTACCAAGCTGTGATGTAAAACACGTCACCCACAGTCCCTGCCGTTGACGTGAGAGAGTCTTCTCATTTCCCCTGTCAAATTTCCCAATATAATGCCTCTCCATtccctccctctctttctcCACATGACAAGACAAATCTTCTAATTccaatctttcaaatttgtcaCACTCGATCACACCGTCCATCAATCAACCCTCATGCAGGAAGCAATCCCATTTAGAGCCTACTCCCCGGCCACCACTGCCGGCAACCGGAAACTCCCGGGATGTGACTCACGTGATCATGGTGGTGCTAATAGTACTAGTGCTGGACATGTGCTAGTAGTGACCAATGGTCAAGAATGTCATGTCCAAAAATTAGTGTCAGAGAATTCGATCGCTATATTTGGCAAGCGCGGGTGTTGCATGTGTCATGTTGTGAAGAAGTTGTTACTAGGACTAGGTGTCAACCCACCGGTCTTCGAGGTGGAAGAGAAGGAGGAGGATTATGTGATCAAGGCGTTATCAATGATTAATGGGGATAAAGGAGGGAAGGATGCTGATCAAGTGCAGTTTCCTGTGGTTTTTGTTGGAGGCAAATTGTTTGGTGGGCTTGAAAGAATCATGGCTTCTCATATTACTGGTGAGCTGGTGCCTATCTTGAAAGATGCCGGAGCTTTGTGGCTATGACTATAATCTCTTCTCTTTCATTTACCCGTCTCTGATCATTTGAGGTAGGAATACAGGCCACCTTGTTGTCCTCTGTCTCTCTGGGTCTCTTGTTCAATTTGTGTGTTGATGGAGATTATGTcgaagctttagcaaaaggaaGACCTTGTCAGATGtaattaaatcataattttacttCTGATGTTGATGTAGATTAACCATGTAACATTTCTTTGGAATATCATGATTATATGAAAGACTTGTATCTCTGATCATGGTATAAAATCTGTCTCCCTTAATTACATGTTTCATTTTCAACTTAGGACACATCTTTTCAGCTTCCATAGTTTGGTTTGAGCTCGTTGAGAGATTTCACTTGCTCTTATTGTATCCCTTCTCTTCTTCTGCtccacaaaataaaattatagccaGAGATGCCCGGGTTCCACAATCTTAGCCTGGACTGTAAAGTCATGTCTTAATCTGCTTGTTAGATCAATTCAGTTCATATGCTTTGTCTCCCCTAAAATGAAATAATCAGACACGACATTATGAATTTATTCAATGGAAGATTGGTGTCGTCATTTTCTATCTTTAGGGACTTATTCTGGGAAGAAGGATGTTTCAATCCCATGTTTTTTCCTGGAAATTCCTTGTAGATTTTTTGTCCTTGCAAGTAAACATTGGATATCGATCCCAAGTCCCAAGCcatatatatttgaatataaaaaagctAACCTACCCTTCCATTTATGTATTAATCTAACTAGTTGCTAATTGAATGCTCGTAGAGAACGGCATGTTGTTTTGGAAATTATAGAGCCGtattggaaaatattttgtAGCTGTGAAAAGCTGAAAGCAAACACAACATGCCTCCGGGATATTCTAAATTAAGGCAACGTAGAACTAGCTGTGCCAAACAAACTACGTGATCATGACTAATGTGctatggaaaaaaacaaaagaaagaaagggaaaggaagtagaagaagaagaagaaaaggcaggTGTATATTAGAAAATATCCAAAGGTTCCGAAAGTCTAACCATAAGATTCAGAACTCCATATTAAGGATCCTGTAGAATTTGATAAAATCCCAACTTGACGACGTCCCATGTCAACATGCAGCTTGTggttcgtgtttttttttttctctatttttttttggatttagctAGAGAGAAAGTGAGAAACTTCACCTAAAAGTGGGGGACTGGTAATGTGGTCCATTAAGTACGTGTATCTCAGGATTTGTTTGGTATTTCCATGTCTTTTGGCAggcaaaaataaaagagataggGATGGATCATCTTGGTAGCCTTTGTGTTAATGCTCTCTATCACTTGGTGGGGCTCCATTGAATTCTAAGATAACAAAACTGTACCCACTATATATGCGAAGGTCAACTGATGACCCCGTTCcactttcattttatttcctattaatttgtttaaaaaaaaatatgctaaaaattatattttaaagtgtttttaaattaaaaatatattaaataatatactttttatgtttttaaaactatttttaacatattaaaacaatctaaaaatatatataaaaattaagaagtaTCATTTCAAATGCATTCCCTTGCATTAGAGATCTGGGAAAATGCTGCGTTTTTTCTCACACATGAGTGCTGAAGTTTAGAATAATTAGGATGAAATGAACGTAACCATGTCACTTTTCCACGAAAGTGTTAAGAACATTGATTAGGACAATCGATAAGTGTTAGAATTTGATAAAATCCCAACTTGACGTCCCATATCAATTAGCTGCAACAACAGCTAGCGATGATGTCACCTTCACTTTGATGGGGGAAATGGGAAATGGCAGCCACGCATGGATTTTAACCTAATGGAGGACTATGTTTTATATACACATGCATGTAATTCCCATAAGTATCTTGTTCTAATCcacattaatttctttaaatagaAGACACATAGTATTGGGAGCATCGCCCATGGGATATCCGcgaagcatatatatatatatatatatatatatatatatatatatatatatatatatatatatatatatatatatatatatatatgtatgtattaccttgattcattggATAGATCCGTCGAGTGATTTCACTGtattattgattaatttgaCAATCACAAGCGAAGTTCTCTTCTGTCTTCGCCTCCTGGTGGATGCACTAAAGTCAAATGTAGTGCTGCTATCAAAACAGTTGAATGCTGATGATTTTGATTATGCAGTTTTGGTCTTTAATTAACTATATAGTAATAGCGAGCTGTTGCGTggtggtttttgttttgattgatgaagatatttattttttataaacaaaatgattttttaaacaaaGGCTACGTCTCTAGGACATGAGTCGAGCCTAATAAAACTATTTGTAAA of the Populus nigra chromosome 7, ddPopNigr1.1, whole genome shotgun sequence genome contains:
- the LOC133700230 gene encoding glutaredoxin-C9-like, with product MQEAIPFRAYSPATTAGNRKLPGCDSRDHGGANSTSAGHVLVVTNGQECHVQKLVSENSIAIFGKRGCCMCHVVKKLLLGLGVNPPVFEVEEKEEDYVIKALSMINGDKGGKDADQVQFPVVFVGGKLFGGLERIMASHITGELVPILKDAGALWL